A part of Chlamydia ibidis 10-1398/6 genomic DNA contains:
- a CDS encoding CT584 family type III secretion system tip protein: MAAKSQTLEINDNVFLVLEGNLKRIFATPIGYTTFREFQNVVFNCSDDQQEHATFFFEMLINGRLTHELPAEQKQACQSLIAEFMMPIRVAKDVHERGEFINFITSDMLTQQERCVFLNRLSRVDGQEFLLMTDVQNTCHLIRHLLARLLEAQKNPVGEKNLQEIQEDVLSLKHHFEELEKSL, encoded by the coding sequence ATGGCAGCGAAGTCACAAACGTTAGAAATTAATGATAACGTATTTCTTGTTCTTGAAGGAAACCTAAAACGCATTTTTGCTACTCCCATTGGTTACACCACATTTCGAGAATTTCAAAATGTCGTTTTCAACTGTTCCGATGATCAACAGGAGCATGCTACTTTCTTTTTTGAAATGTTAATCAATGGTAGGCTAACTCACGAATTACCAGCGGAGCAAAAACAAGCTTGTCAAAGTCTAATTGCGGAATTTATGATGCCGATTCGTGTCGCAAAGGATGTTCACGAGCGCGGAGAGTTTATCAATTTCATCACGTCTGATATGCTCACGCAACAAGAGCGCTGTGTCTTTCTAAATAGGTTATCACGAGTTGATGGGCAAGAGTTCCTTTTAATGACGGATGTACAGAATACGTGTCATTTAATTCGCCATTTGCTTGCTCGTCTTTTGGAAGCCCAAAAGAATCCTGTAGGCGAGAAAAATCTCCAAGAAATTCAAGAAGACGTGTTATCCTTGAAGCATCATTTTGAAGAACTAGAAAAATCTCTGTAA
- the trpS gene encoding tryptophan--tRNA ligase, which yields MSKKKRVLTGDRPTGKLHLGHWVGSIKNRLDLQNNPNYDCFFIIADLHTLTTKIRKEEVLDVDNNVYEVLADWLSVGINPKLSTIYLQSAVPQIYELHLLFSMLISVNRVMGIPSLKEMARNASIEEGGLSYGLIGYPVLQSADILLSKAQLVPVGKDNESHIELTRDIARNFNRLYGETFPEPDVLQGDLTSLVGIDGQGKMSKSANNAIYLSDDDDVIRDKVRKMYTDPNRIRATTPGRVEGNPLFIYHDIFNPHKEEVEEFKTRYRQGCIKDVEVKARLAEELILFLKPFKEKRTELLAQPHLLQEALQEGTEKMRAVAKTTMEEVHHAVGLSRKWRSLLK from the coding sequence ATGAGTAAGAAAAAGCGCGTACTTACGGGAGATCGACCAACAGGAAAGTTACATCTTGGCCATTGGGTCGGTTCTATAAAGAACCGCTTAGATTTACAGAATAATCCTAATTATGATTGTTTCTTCATCATTGCAGATCTCCACACGTTAACTACAAAAATTCGCAAGGAAGAAGTCTTAGACGTTGATAATAATGTTTATGAAGTTCTTGCGGATTGGTTGAGTGTGGGGATCAATCCTAAGCTGTCTACAATTTATCTGCAGTCCGCCGTCCCACAAATTTACGAACTTCACCTCTTATTCTCCATGCTAATCTCAGTCAATAGAGTAATGGGAATTCCTAGTTTGAAGGAAATGGCTCGTAATGCCTCTATAGAAGAAGGGGGGTTGTCGTATGGACTAATTGGTTATCCTGTACTGCAGAGTGCTGATATTCTTCTTAGCAAAGCCCAACTAGTTCCTGTTGGTAAAGATAATGAATCGCATATTGAACTAACTCGGGATATTGCCAGAAATTTTAATCGATTATATGGAGAAACTTTTCCAGAACCTGATGTCTTACAGGGTGATTTGACATCCCTAGTAGGAATCGATGGGCAAGGGAAAATGAGTAAGTCGGCTAATAACGCCATTTATTTATCTGATGATGATGATGTGATTAGGGATAAGGTTCGTAAAATGTATACAGATCCTAATCGTATACGTGCTACCACTCCAGGAAGAGTTGAAGGAAACCCATTATTCATTTATCACGATATTTTCAATCCCCATAAAGAAGAGGTTGAGGAATTTAAAACCAGATATCGTCAGGGCTGCATAAAAGATGTAGAAGTTAAGGCACGCCTTGCAGAAGAACTCATACTTTTCCTTAAGCCTTTTAAAGAAAAACGCACAGAGTTATTAGCACAACCACATCTTTTACAAGAAGCCTTACAAGAGGGAACTGAGAAGATGCGTGCAGTAGCAAAAACAACGATGGAAGAAGTGCATCATGCTGTTGGTTTAAGCCGCAAATGGCGTTCTCTCCTTAAATAA
- a CDS encoding response regulator transcription factor: MHKDKIILFVTEDMSISSRLKELVKESGYHTIVTPVFNDASEADLILCDYLLLPEKFFSEDFFNQTDLIVLFDSFEEEAIVQVLNRGVSAYLLRPITSRVLDAVIRAFLRYKTTFEHTIPETLVFGDRTFHVLNLTIDSPEGTIHLTPSEAGILKHLLMHRGHLCLRKHLLKEVKGNVQTIVPRNVDVHIASLRKKLGPYKSKIMTVRGVGYLFSTEEAL; this comes from the coding sequence ATGCACAAGGATAAAATTATATTATTTGTGACAGAAGATATGTCAATATCTTCTAGGCTAAAGGAATTGGTCAAAGAATCAGGGTATCATACCATTGTTACACCAGTATTTAACGATGCTTCTGAAGCGGACCTTATTCTCTGCGATTATCTTTTACTTCCTGAAAAATTTTTTTCTGAAGATTTCTTTAACCAGACGGATCTCATTGTGTTGTTTGACTCTTTTGAAGAGGAAGCAATTGTGCAAGTATTGAATCGGGGTGTTAGTGCTTATTTGTTAAGACCTATTACTTCTAGAGTTCTTGATGCTGTGATCCGGGCATTTTTACGTTATAAAACCACTTTTGAACATACTATTCCAGAGACACTTGTTTTTGGGGATAGGACATTTCATGTATTAAATCTCACAATAGATTCTCCAGAGGGTACTATACATCTCACTCCTTCAGAAGCTGGAATATTAAAACATTTACTTATGCATCGAGGACACTTATGCTTAAGAAAACACCTTCTAAAAGAGGTTAAAGGCAATGTGCAAACAATAGTGCCTAGAAATGTAGATGTGCATATTGCTTCTTTGAGAAAAAAGTTAGGCCCATATAAATCTAAGATTATGACTGTGCGCGGAGTCGGGTATTTATTTTCTACAGAAGAAGCTCTCTAA
- the eno gene encoding phosphopyruvate hydratase — protein sequence MFESVISDIHAREILDSRGYPTLYVKLITDSGISGEACVPSGASTGIKEALELRDKDTSRYEGKGVLQAVKNVEEVLLPAIQGHSVFDQILIDSLMVSTDGTPNKEKLGANAILGVSLALAKAAAATLRRPLYRYLGGTFAHVLPCPMMNLINGGMHANNGLQFQEFMIRPIGATSLTDAVRMGADVFHTLKKILNEKHLTTGVGDEGGFAPLLQSNAEALDLLMSAIEKSGYVPGEDISLALDCAASSFYDTSTKTYDGKNYQEQVDILQDLCNRYPIDSIEDGLAEEDFEGWKLLTDTLGHSVQIVGDDLYVTNPELIADGISRGLANAVLIKPNQIGTLTETFEAIQLAQTQGYATILSHRSGETEDTTIADLAVAFNTGQIKTGSLSRSERIAKYNRLMAIEEELGSEGLFKDSNPFSAC from the coding sequence ATGTTTGAATCTGTCATTTCTGATATCCATGCTCGAGAAATCCTAGATTCTCGAGGTTATCCTACTTTATATGTCAAACTTATTACTGATTCAGGGATATCTGGAGAAGCATGTGTGCCATCGGGCGCATCTACAGGCATTAAGGAAGCATTAGAACTCCGAGACAAAGACACCTCTCGTTATGAGGGAAAGGGAGTACTTCAAGCAGTCAAGAACGTTGAAGAAGTTCTTTTACCAGCTATTCAAGGGCATAGTGTCTTTGATCAGATATTAATAGATTCTCTTATGGTAAGTACTGATGGCACGCCTAATAAGGAAAAATTAGGAGCAAATGCGATCCTTGGTGTTTCTTTAGCTTTGGCTAAAGCAGCAGCAGCAACTTTGCGCCGTCCATTGTATCGTTACTTAGGTGGTACGTTTGCTCACGTACTTCCATGCCCTATGATGAACTTAATTAACGGTGGGATGCATGCAAATAATGGTTTACAATTTCAAGAATTCATGATTAGACCGATCGGAGCTACCTCTCTAACTGATGCTGTGCGTATGGGTGCAGATGTTTTCCATACATTGAAAAAAATACTAAATGAAAAGCACCTAACAACAGGAGTCGGCGATGAAGGCGGGTTCGCCCCGTTGTTGCAATCTAATGCAGAAGCCCTAGATCTTCTTATGTCGGCAATAGAAAAATCTGGTTATGTACCTGGAGAAGATATCTCTCTAGCACTAGATTGTGCGGCCTCTTCTTTTTATGATACATCTACCAAAACATACGATGGTAAAAACTACCAAGAACAAGTAGATATTCTTCAAGATCTCTGTAATCGTTACCCTATTGACTCTATAGAAGATGGATTAGCGGAAGAAGATTTTGAAGGTTGGAAATTATTGACAGACACTTTAGGCCATTCGGTACAGATTGTTGGAGACGATCTATACGTTACCAATCCTGAACTAATTGCTGATGGGATCAGCCGAGGACTAGCCAATGCTGTACTAATCAAACCAAATCAGATTGGCACTCTCACTGAAACATTTGAAGCGATACAGCTAGCCCAGACTCAAGGCTATGCCACTATCCTTTCACATAGATCAGGAGAAACAGAAGATACAACAATTGCAGATCTCGCTGTAGCTTTTAACACCGGTCAAATTAAAACAGGATCGCTGTCTCGTTCCGAGAGAATAGCTAAATATAACAGACTCATGGCTATAGAAGAAGAATTAGGCTCAGAAGGTCTATTTAAAGATTCTAATCCTTTCTCGGCTTGCTGA
- a CDS encoding pGP6-D family virulence protein: MGNLKTLLESRFKKNTQDKMESLARKRMEGDLSPFAHNFSNLRLSKKEEEKFRNLLQHYTCEGEVSEEDLRSLCSLSAQIKQIHHQAVLLHGERIKKVRDLLKSYREGAFSSWLLLTYGNRQTPYNFLVYYELFSALPDPLKIEAEKMPRQAIYTLASRQGSQEKKEAIIRNYQGESKGELLNIIRKEFPLTSEDQRQTSPARQALALLTKGSQLLRKCPELSSEELISLEKLIKKLQKAKSNFFPNA; the protein is encoded by the coding sequence ATGGGCAATTTAAAAACGCTATTAGAAAGTCGTTTCAAAAAAAATACCCAAGATAAAATGGAATCATTGGCGCGTAAGCGAATGGAAGGAGATCTGTCACCGTTTGCTCATAATTTTTCCAATTTAAGGTTATCGAAAAAAGAAGAAGAGAAGTTCCGAAATTTGCTCCAACACTATACCTGTGAGGGTGAAGTTTCAGAAGAAGACTTGCGAAGTTTGTGTAGTTTATCTGCTCAAATCAAACAAATCCACCATCAAGCTGTTCTACTTCACGGCGAGCGAATTAAAAAAGTGCGAGATCTATTAAAAAGTTACCGGGAGGGGGCTTTTTCTTCATGGCTACTCCTTACGTACGGCAATCGACAAACTCCTTATAATTTTTTGGTCTACTATGAGCTGTTTTCTGCTTTACCTGATCCCCTAAAAATAGAGGCAGAAAAAATGCCGAGACAGGCTATATATACCCTAGCATCTCGACAAGGATCTCAGGAAAAAAAAGAAGCAATTATTCGCAATTATCAAGGGGAAAGTAAGGGAGAACTTCTAAATATCATTAGGAAGGAATTTCCATTGACTTCGGAGGATCAAAGACAAACTTCTCCCGCGAGGCAAGCATTAGCATTACTTACTAAGGGTTCACAATTACTAAGAAAGTGTCCCGAGCTGTCTTCAGAAGAATTGATCTCTTTGGAAAAATTGATTAAAAAACTACAAAAAGCTAAAAGTAATTTCTTCCCCAACGCATAA
- a CDS encoding ParA family protein, whose protein sequence is EVIRPIQDSGLDLIPADTWLERVEVSGNLAADRYSHERLKHILTQVENSYDYVIIDTPPSLCWLTESALIAAQHALICATPEFYSVKGLERLSAFIQGISSRHPLNILGVTLSFWNYRGKNNAAFSELIQKTFPGKLLNTKIRRDITISEAAIHGKPVFSTAPSARASEDYFNLTKELLILLRDI, encoded by the coding sequence TGAAGTTATCCGCCCTATTCAAGATTCTGGACTAGATCTCATTCCAGCAGATACTTGGCTCGAACGTGTTGAAGTCTCCGGGAACCTAGCAGCAGATAGATATTCTCACGAACGGCTTAAACATATTCTGACACAAGTAGAAAATAGTTACGACTACGTAATCATTGATACGCCTCCTTCTTTATGCTGGCTTACAGAATCTGCTTTAATTGCAGCTCAACATGCTTTGATATGTGCTACTCCTGAATTTTATAGTGTAAAAGGTCTCGAACGACTCTCAGCCTTTATCCAGGGCATTTCTTCGCGTCATCCCTTAAATATTTTGGGTGTTACCCTATCATTTTGGAATTATCGCGGGAAAAATAACGCAGCATTTTCAGAATTAATTCAAAAAACCTTCCCAGGTAAATTACTAAACACAAAAATACGACGTGATATAACTATTTCTGAAGCTGCAATCCATGGAAAACCTGTTTTTTCTACTGCGCCATCAGCACGAGCTTCAGAAGACTACTTTAATTTGACTAAAGAATTGTTAATTTTATTAAGGGATATTTAG
- a CDS encoding PP2C family serine/threonine-protein phosphatase, with protein sequence MKQTFTKRIFLFLSLVIPIPLVLNLITLTLFSFSAAKNNLIQNLHTHATNFSLEFEKKLFIHKVFMKRLAHTLALKGYAHPNEDFYAQAYNEIQTLPTTDFSLCLMPSNGTSIKTRLPRHPFIQYLKAHPEFTQELQKKTGQALFLTLPNKSSEQYLVLVENIDLQNINIESTLLIGFYNLSDLKKELFKSLSLNQEDICVIDKERNVIFSSNPIFDAKDVPNIAKSTTLEKSKNYPQISDLSSQEQDLISICINNKNYLGLFLHKLPVPDTYTLSLIPRSALLAKAIKLPLNVAFFYTIAFILMGIVLTKANRRLNQPVQELTICMEAAWRGDHDVRYEPQPDGYEINDLGNIFNCTLLQLLNLKEKAAIELASGDKLQKELAILESLQQALLNPPFPSFPGVRFISKHLQGRQLSGHFYGWKTIKQTELIGAFGIAGDIGLPSYLYALSARSLFLAYADSNLPIEKISQSTFDSFENTTEGNEAQISMSFLHYNINDHQIYLTQKGTTPPAIFLKRENNLLRPPIHEHYNIHTNDILIFVTGSSDLIDQFSLLPIDSLLKDPLQPINSTNFVDSLIDLVTLQSKTEIDGTLSFLFFD encoded by the coding sequence ATGAAACAAACTTTTACTAAACGTATTTTCCTATTTCTCTCTCTGGTAATTCCTATTCCTTTAGTCTTAAATCTTATTACCCTCACTTTATTTTCCTTTTCTGCAGCAAAGAATAACTTAATTCAAAATTTACATACGCATGCCACCAATTTTAGTTTAGAGTTTGAAAAGAAACTCTTCATTCACAAAGTCTTTATGAAACGTTTAGCACATACTCTTGCGCTCAAAGGATATGCGCATCCTAATGAGGATTTCTATGCTCAAGCATATAATGAAATTCAGACTCTTCCTACTACAGATTTCTCTCTCTGTCTGATGCCTTCAAATGGCACATCCATCAAAACACGACTTCCAAGGCATCCGTTTATCCAGTATCTAAAAGCACATCCTGAGTTTACACAGGAACTACAAAAGAAAACTGGACAAGCCCTGTTTCTTACACTACCAAACAAATCTTCAGAACAATATCTCGTTCTAGTAGAAAATATTGATCTACAAAATATAAACATAGAAAGTACACTTCTAATAGGCTTCTATAACTTGAGTGACTTGAAAAAGGAATTATTCAAATCACTAAGCCTGAATCAAGAAGATATTTGTGTCATTGATAAAGAGAGGAACGTTATTTTTTCCTCAAACCCCATCTTTGATGCCAAAGACGTCCCAAATATAGCAAAATCTACCACACTAGAAAAATCAAAAAATTATCCACAAATCTCTGATCTATCTTCACAAGAACAAGATCTCATTTCTATTTGCATAAATAATAAAAATTACCTAGGTCTTTTCTTACATAAGCTTCCCGTACCTGACACTTACACACTATCATTGATTCCCAGATCTGCTCTACTAGCTAAAGCTATCAAATTACCTTTAAACGTAGCTTTTTTCTATACTATAGCGTTTATCCTCATGGGCATAGTGCTTACAAAAGCTAATAGAAGACTCAATCAACCGGTGCAAGAATTGACTATTTGTATGGAAGCAGCATGGCGTGGTGACCACGACGTGCGCTACGAGCCCCAACCTGATGGTTATGAGATCAATGATTTAGGGAACATTTTCAACTGCACTCTTTTACAATTACTTAACTTAAAAGAAAAAGCTGCTATTGAACTAGCTTCAGGAGATAAGCTGCAGAAGGAGTTAGCAATTTTAGAATCCTTACAACAGGCGCTTCTTAATCCCCCATTCCCTTCATTTCCTGGAGTACGATTCATTTCCAAACATCTTCAAGGCAGACAGTTATCAGGACATTTTTACGGTTGGAAAACTATCAAACAAACCGAGTTAATAGGAGCTTTTGGAATAGCTGGTGATATAGGACTCCCATCTTACCTTTATGCGTTATCAGCACGCAGTTTGTTCCTAGCGTATGCCGATTCTAATTTACCTATAGAAAAAATTAGCCAATCTACATTTGATAGTTTTGAAAATACAACTGAAGGAAATGAAGCACAAATATCTATGTCATTTCTTCATTATAACATCAATGATCACCAAATTTATCTGACTCAGAAAGGTACAACCCCACCTGCAATCTTTTTAAAAAGAGAGAATAATTTATTACGGCCGCCAATACATGAACACTACAATATACACACCAATGATATTCTCATATTTGTGACAGGAAGCAGCGATTTAATTGACCAGTTCTCATTATTGCCTATAGATTCGCTTTTAAAAGATCCTTTGCAGCCCATCAATTCTACAAATTTCGTCGATTCTCTAATTGATCTAGTAACACTACAGTCGAAAACAGAAATTGATGGCACCCTGAGCTTTTTATTTTTTGATTAA
- the uvrB gene encoding excinuclease ABC subunit UvrB, producing the protein MTFQLHSSFDPCGDQPAAITRLTEGIFNGSPGQVLLGTTGSGKTFTIANVIANVNVPTLVLAHNKTLAAQLYQEFKEFFPYNAVEYFISYYDYYQPEAYIARSDTYIEKSLLINDEIDKLRLSATRSILERRDTLIVSSVSCIYGIGSPENYTSMALELRVGSIYPRNILVSQLAKMHYHASPILQRSTFRERGSVIDIFPAYETTQVIRLEFDDDRLASIEYSDPLTMIPLSSVNSTTLYPGSHYVTPEAIREQAIRSIRAELEERLAFFEGQPIEQDRLFQRTTHDIEMIREIGFCKGIENYSRHFTGIPPGAPPTCLLDYFPEDFLLVVDESHQTLPQIRAMYRGDRSRKESLVAYGFRLPSAYDNRPLTYEETQKYFRKVIYVSATPGETEIINSSGRIVEQIIRPTGIPDPLPEIRPATGQIDDLLEEIRLRLSKAQEKILVVSITKRLAEEIASFLSELGISVAYLHSGIETAERTRILTDLRLGNIDVIIGVNLLREGLDLPEVSLVAILDADKEGFLRSTSSLIQFCGRAARNINGKIIFYADQKTKSIEQTLRETERRRKIQLAYNKKHNIVPKPIVKPILANPIPSKYRKNAEDISEQLATQETLEQQISKYEALMHEAAQLFRFDDAAKYRDLMNNAKKQLLYQATQSSADSEPDIQ; encoded by the coding sequence ATGACCTTCCAACTACATTCTTCTTTTGATCCATGTGGCGATCAGCCTGCAGCAATCACTCGTCTTACCGAAGGGATATTTAACGGCAGTCCTGGGCAAGTTCTTCTAGGAACAACTGGGTCAGGAAAAACATTCACTATTGCTAATGTCATTGCAAATGTGAATGTGCCTACTTTAGTACTTGCACACAATAAGACCCTTGCTGCGCAACTGTATCAAGAATTTAAGGAGTTTTTTCCTTACAACGCCGTTGAATATTTTATCTCCTACTACGACTACTATCAACCAGAAGCATACATTGCACGCAGCGATACGTATATAGAAAAAAGCTTACTGATTAATGATGAAATTGACAAACTCAGATTATCTGCAACACGTTCGATTTTAGAAAGACGCGACACACTCATCGTATCTTCCGTATCATGTATTTATGGTATTGGCTCCCCAGAAAACTATACCTCTATGGCTCTAGAATTACGTGTTGGATCCATTTATCCTAGAAATATCTTAGTCTCTCAATTGGCAAAAATGCATTATCATGCATCCCCTATTCTACAAAGAAGTACATTTCGCGAACGTGGTAGTGTAATTGACATCTTCCCAGCATATGAAACAACACAAGTTATAAGATTAGAATTTGATGACGATAGATTGGCCTCTATAGAATATAGTGATCCTTTAACTATGATTCCGTTGTCCTCAGTTAATTCTACCACCCTATATCCTGGTTCTCACTATGTAACACCTGAAGCAATTCGAGAACAAGCTATCCGTTCCATACGAGCTGAACTCGAAGAAAGACTTGCTTTTTTCGAAGGGCAACCAATAGAGCAGGATCGGTTATTCCAAAGGACTACCCATGATATCGAAATGATCAGAGAAATAGGTTTTTGCAAAGGGATTGAAAACTATTCTCGTCATTTTACAGGAATCCCTCCCGGTGCACCGCCTACATGTTTATTAGATTATTTCCCTGAAGACTTCTTGTTAGTTGTTGATGAGTCTCATCAAACACTTCCTCAAATTCGTGCTATGTATCGCGGAGATAGATCAAGAAAAGAATCTCTTGTTGCTTATGGATTTCGATTACCATCTGCTTATGATAATAGACCTTTAACCTATGAGGAAACTCAAAAGTATTTCCGCAAAGTCATCTACGTATCGGCAACCCCAGGAGAAACAGAAATTATAAATAGTTCTGGACGAATTGTAGAACAAATTATACGCCCAACAGGGATTCCTGACCCATTACCAGAAATTCGTCCGGCAACAGGACAAATCGATGATCTGTTAGAAGAAATTCGTTTAAGGTTGTCAAAGGCACAAGAAAAAATTCTTGTCGTATCAATAACAAAAAGATTAGCTGAAGAAATCGCCTCTTTTCTTTCTGAGTTAGGAATATCTGTAGCTTATCTTCATTCTGGGATAGAAACTGCTGAACGCACACGCATTCTAACTGACTTACGGTTAGGAAATATCGATGTAATAATCGGTGTAAACTTATTAAGAGAAGGGCTAGATCTCCCCGAGGTATCTTTAGTTGCTATTCTAGACGCTGACAAAGAAGGCTTTTTAAGAAGCACTTCCTCCCTAATACAATTTTGTGGACGAGCTGCACGAAATATTAATGGGAAAATAATCTTTTATGCCGATCAAAAAACAAAATCTATAGAACAAACTCTTAGAGAAACAGAACGTAGACGAAAAATCCAGCTTGCTTACAATAAAAAGCATAATATTGTCCCCAAACCTATAGTAAAACCTATTTTAGCCAATCCTATACCTTCAAAATATAGGAAAAATGCTGAAGATATATCTGAGCAACTCGCAACTCAAGAAACACTAGAACAACAGATTAGCAAATATGAAGCATTGATGCATGAAGCTGCGCAACTATTTCGTTTTGATGACGCTGCCAAATACCGTGATCTTATGAATAATGCGAAAAAACAACTTTTATACCAAGCAACACAATCTTCCGCAGATAGTGAACCCGATATCCAATAG
- a CDS encoding SpoIIE family protein phosphatase yields MISFTKTIGYRLWLACVVAIILPLGLNIVLLGMKQYRHTLAFASLAFQENAGSKANTLSQIAPLNADILSLFTDVLDLDESMIHSPNLKLSQDMEKIFRSTYEEISLINFSPNGDKIVVASSVPDKLGKNYNHIINITDEKTFLATLKQSRDNHQIYSVMQANIFDSDTHQILGMLYTTYNIENFLKDLLINTQSYLTIKTAIVSPNGVILKAADPELYLHSIYPNTKQGSVCDIFLNEKPCSGFGLIKFLKLSPIHLGKGFYSFKINNKEVWGYLTRVPTMDFSVLSYSEKDAIFAPLWKRSLLYSAYFLCIAIGSSLAYYVAKRISQPIRKLATVMIQTSQDHPQIYVDDSLGFEVNRLGQIFNAMVRNLNQQQILAQKNYEIKETAQNALLLGEQAQQRLLPNTLPFYPYVELAKAYIPAITVGGDFFDIFVVGDNDNAKLFLVVADASGKGVYACGYSLFLKNMLRTFLSESSSIESAIKKTSSIFYSNTGDSGMFVTLCVYCYSYKTNVIEYYSCGHNPACYLTPDGEVSFLAHPGMALGFVENVPEISTKQFHPQPGSLIVLYSDGITEANNKYSEMFGEERLKNIVKTLTKKSAENAMHSLMLAVHNFVGNQEQHDDITLVILKISES; encoded by the coding sequence ATGATTTCATTCACAAAAACAATAGGCTACCGATTATGGTTGGCCTGTGTAGTTGCGATTATTCTTCCCTTAGGTTTGAACATTGTACTACTAGGGATGAAACAATACCGACATACCCTAGCTTTTGCCTCTTTAGCTTTCCAAGAAAATGCAGGATCTAAAGCGAATACTCTTTCACAAATCGCTCCTTTAAATGCTGATATCCTTTCGCTATTTACTGATGTATTAGATCTAGATGAAAGTATGATTCACTCACCGAATCTAAAGCTTAGCCAGGATATGGAAAAAATCTTTAGGTCTACTTACGAAGAAATTTCTTTGATTAATTTTTCACCTAATGGAGACAAAATCGTTGTAGCATCTAGTGTCCCTGATAAACTAGGGAAAAATTACAACCACATTATCAACATAACTGATGAAAAAACTTTCTTAGCAACGCTTAAACAATCTAGGGATAACCATCAAATATACTCTGTCATGCAGGCGAATATCTTTGATTCTGATACTCATCAGATATTAGGTATGCTCTATACAACATATAACATAGAAAACTTCTTAAAAGATCTTTTAATAAACACACAGTCTTATCTAACGATAAAAACTGCAATAGTATCCCCTAACGGAGTGATACTTAAAGCTGCCGATCCTGAACTTTACTTGCACTCCATTTATCCTAATACCAAACAAGGAAGCGTATGTGATATTTTTCTAAACGAAAAACCATGTTCTGGATTTGGCCTTATAAAATTTCTGAAGCTATCCCCTATTCATTTAGGGAAAGGCTTTTACTCTTTCAAAATAAATAACAAAGAAGTGTGGGGGTATCTAACTAGAGTTCCTACCATGGATTTCTCTGTATTATCATATAGCGAAAAGGATGCAATTTTTGCTCCCTTATGGAAACGGTCCTTACTATACTCAGCATATTTTCTTTGTATAGCTATTGGAAGTAGTCTCGCTTATTACGTTGCTAAAAGAATTTCTCAGCCTATCCGCAAACTAGCAACTGTTATGATACAAACAAGCCAAGATCACCCTCAAATATACGTTGACGACTCTTTAGGATTTGAAGTTAACAGATTAGGACAAATTTTTAACGCTATGGTACGTAATCTTAATCAACAACAAATTCTGGCCCAAAAAAATTACGAGATAAAAGAAACGGCACAAAATGCCTTGTTACTCGGGGAACAAGCTCAACAACGACTCCTTCCTAATACCCTTCCGTTTTATCCTTACGTAGAACTGGCTAAAGCTTATATTCCTGCAATAACTGTTGGGGGTGATTTTTTCGATATTTTTGTCGTCGGTGACAATGATAACGCTAAATTATTTCTTGTGGTTGCTGACGCTTCTGGGAAAGGAGTCTATGCATGTGGCTACTCTCTATTCCTAAAAAACATGTTAAGAACCTTTCTGTCAGAATCATCTTCCATAGAAAGTGCTATCAAAAAAACCTCTTCTATTTTTTATAGCAATACCGGGGATTCTGGTATGTTTGTCACTCTCTGCGTCTACTGCTATAGCTACAAAACAAACGTTATAGAATACTACTCGTGTGGACACAATCCTGCATGCTATTTGACTCCGGATGGAGAGGTATCTTTTCTTGCACATCCTGGTATGGCTCTAGGGTTCGTAGAAAATGTTCCAGAAATATCTACTAAACAATTCCACCCACAACCTGGATCTTTAATCGTATTGTATTCTGATGGTATTACAGAAGCTAACAATAAATATTCTGAGATGTTTGGTGAAGAACGCTTAAAGAATATTGTAAAAACTCTAACAAAGAAAAGTGCTGAAAATGCTATGCATTCCTTAATGCTTGCTGTCCATAATTTCGTAGGAAATCAGGAACAACATGATGATATTACACTAGTGATCCTTAAAATTTCAGAGTCATGA